Proteins from a single region of Methanoculleus horonobensis:
- a CDS encoding dihydrolipoyl dehydrogenase family protein, with amino-acid sequence MALCGDRRLTMEREYDVVVIGTGVAGSDIAWHCRKAGMQVAIVDSREYGGTCALRGCVPKRVLAGAAEAVSRVHNLQGNGIRGAVSIDWPQLVAFERTITGHIPQRKEEGFRGAGIHTYHGVARFAGPDRVTVGGDTLVARYIVVAAGARARPLNVPGEDLMTSSDDFFYLEALPERIVFVGGGYISFEFAHVAAAAGSAATILQRSGRPLSGFDPDIVDRLLLASVEAGIDVQMHMPLVSVERDGAGLRVRAGKDGEEKIFGADMVVHGAGRVSAIEELDPAAGNVETDRRGIVVDDRLRSVSNPAVYVAGDANPRSPQLTPVAVMDAHIVVDNILGGDARVADYSVVPSAVFTYPPIASVGLTEEKAKEKGIPYVVNAGDLSGRFTNRGIGQKHAGYKLLVDEDSRLVLGAHLIGPHVEEVINIFALAIRHGLTADDLTLDAIPWAYPSNTYDIIHMVHPLVRK; translated from the coding sequence ATGGCGCTTTGCGGCGACCGGAGGCTCACCATGGAGCGGGAGTACGACGTCGTCGTCATCGGGACCGGGGTCGCCGGTTCAGACATCGCCTGGCACTGCAGGAAGGCCGGGATGCAGGTAGCTATCGTTGATTCCCGGGAATACGGGGGGACGTGCGCCCTACGAGGCTGTGTCCCCAAGAGGGTGCTTGCCGGTGCCGCGGAGGCGGTTTCCCGTGTCCATAACCTGCAGGGGAACGGCATCCGGGGCGCGGTCTCGATCGACTGGCCGCAACTGGTTGCCTTCGAACGAACCATCACCGGTCACATTCCCCAACGGAAGGAGGAGGGGTTCCGGGGAGCGGGGATCCATACCTACCACGGGGTTGCCCGCTTTGCCGGGCCGGACAGGGTGACGGTCGGCGGTGATACGCTCGTCGCCCGGTACATCGTGGTCGCCGCCGGTGCGCGTGCCCGGCCGCTGAACGTTCCGGGCGAGGATCTGATGACGTCGAGCGACGACTTCTTCTACCTGGAAGCGCTCCCCGAACGGATCGTCTTCGTCGGCGGGGGCTATATCTCGTTTGAGTTCGCCCACGTCGCCGCCGCTGCCGGGTCGGCGGCGACCATCCTGCAGCGGAGCGGCCGGCCCCTCTCGGGGTTCGATCCCGATATCGTCGATCGCCTGCTGCTGGCTTCAGTCGAGGCGGGGATCGACGTGCAGATGCATATGCCGCTCGTCTCGGTCGAGAGGGACGGCGCCGGCCTGCGCGTGCGGGCTGGAAAGGATGGGGAGGAGAAGATCTTCGGTGCCGATATGGTTGTCCACGGCGCGGGCAGGGTCTCCGCGATCGAGGAACTCGACCCCGCCGCGGGGAACGTCGAGACCGACCGCCGGGGGATCGTGGTCGACGACCGTCTCCGGAGCGTCTCGAACCCCGCGGTCTACGTTGCCGGGGACGCGAACCCGCGGAGCCCGCAGCTGACGCCGGTGGCGGTGATGGACGCTCACATCGTCGTCGACAACATCCTGGGCGGCGACGCCCGCGTCGCGGACTACTCCGTCGTCCCGAGCGCCGTCTTCACGTATCCGCCCATCGCCTCCGTCGGGCTCACGGAGGAGAAGGCGAAGGAGAAGGGGATCCCCTATGTCGTCAACGCCGGCGACCTCTCCGGGCGGTTCACAAACCGGGGCATCGGCCAGAAACACGCCGGTTACAAACTTCTGGTCGACGAGGACTCCCGGCTGGTTCTCGGCGCCCACCTCATCGGGCCGCACGTCGAAGAGGTGATCAACATCTTCGCCCTCGCGATCAGACACGGCCTGACGGCGGACGACCTCACGCTCGACGCGATCCCGTGGGCCTACCCGAGCAACACCTACGATATCATCCACATGGTGCATCCGCTGGTGAGGAAGTAA
- a CDS encoding 4Fe-4S binding protein — MGIFQMTKTVLRNLAGGPATRQYPAVPARSCSLTRGHIVFDPATCRSCNLCVKRCPCEAIRLDKEAKVWEIDRMRCIACGDCVEGCPFGSLTMEQAYLPPGVEHVVERYTITYVKPEKPAKKSAEESTGA, encoded by the coding sequence ATGGGAATTTTTCAGATGACAAAGACGGTTCTCCGGAACCTTGCAGGCGGTCCGGCCACCCGCCAGTACCCGGCGGTGCCGGCACGGAGCTGCTCCCTCACCCGGGGGCACATCGTCTTCGACCCGGCCACCTGCCGCTCCTGCAACCTCTGCGTGAAACGGTGCCCGTGCGAGGCGATCCGTCTCGACAAGGAGGCGAAGGTCTGGGAGATCGACCGCATGCGGTGCATCGCCTGCGGCGACTGCGTCGAGGGCTGCCCGTTCGGGAGCCTCACGATGGAGCAGGCTTACCTCCCGCCGGGGGTGGAGCACGTGGTGGAGCGCTACACCATCACCTACGTGAAACCCGAGAAGCCGGCGAAGAAATCGGCCGAAGAGAGCACCGGCGCGTGA
- a CDS encoding hydrogenase large subunit, with amino-acid sequence MPERIIVPFGPQHPVLPEPIHLDLVLEDEKVVEAIPSIGYIHRGLERLVQKREYTEYVYVAERICGICSFIHALCYCQGVEHIMKIEVPDRARYLRTIWSECSRLHSHLLWLGLFADGMGFENLFMRSWQLRESVLDVLEDTTGGRVIQGTCKVGGVRRDIGQEKLDEMHRTLDPFEQQCRDLGDVFLNDDTVKYRLKGLGVISKDEAYDLGAAGPTARGSGVAMDHRETGYAAYGDLGFKPVVETTGDCYARCAVRVKEVYASIDLIRRAIEEMPEGPIDVKVKGTPDGEYFSRAEQPRGEVIHYLKGDGSKHLARARIRTPTLANIPPLVKMLPGIQLADVPVVVLSIDPCIGCMER; translated from the coding sequence ATGCCAGAACGCATAATCGTGCCGTTCGGACCCCAGCATCCGGTGCTGCCGGAGCCGATCCATCTCGACCTCGTTCTCGAGGACGAGAAGGTGGTGGAAGCGATCCCCTCGATCGGCTACATCCACCGGGGACTCGAACGTCTCGTGCAGAAGCGCGAGTATACCGAGTATGTCTACGTGGCGGAACGGATCTGCGGGATCTGCAGTTTCATCCACGCGCTCTGTTACTGTCAGGGCGTCGAGCATATCATGAAGATCGAGGTTCCGGACCGGGCACGCTATCTCCGGACGATCTGGTCGGAGTGCTCGCGTCTCCACTCCCACCTCCTCTGGCTCGGGCTCTTTGCCGACGGGATGGGCTTTGAGAACCTCTTCATGCGGTCCTGGCAACTCCGGGAGAGCGTGCTCGACGTGCTCGAGGACACCACCGGCGGAAGGGTCATCCAGGGTACCTGCAAGGTCGGCGGGGTCAGGCGCGACATCGGGCAGGAGAAACTCGACGAGATGCACCGGACACTCGATCCCTTCGAGCAGCAGTGCCGGGATCTCGGCGACGTATTCTTGAACGACGATACGGTGAAATACCGTCTCAAGGGACTCGGGGTCATCTCAAAGGACGAGGCCTACGACCTCGGGGCGGCGGGACCGACCGCCAGGGGGAGCGGGGTCGCGATGGACCACCGCGAGACCGGCTACGCCGCCTACGGGGATCTCGGCTTCAAGCCGGTCGTCGAGACCACCGGCGACTGCTACGCCCGGTGCGCAGTTCGGGTCAAGGAGGTTTACGCTTCCATCGACCTGATCCGGCGGGCGATCGAGGAGATGCCCGAAGGACCCATCGACGTGAAGGTCAAGGGGACGCCCGACGGCGAGTACTTCTCCCGCGCGGAGCAGCCCCGGGGCGAGGTCATCCACTACCTCAAGGGCGACGGGAGCAAGCACCTTGCCCGGGCCCGTATCAGGACGCCGACGCTCGCGAACATCCCGCCGCTCGTGAAGATGCTCCCGGGCATCCAGCTCGCGGATGTCCCGGTCGTCGTCCTCTCGATCGACCCCTGCATCGGCTGCATGGAGAGGTGA
- a CDS encoding NADH-quinone oxidoreductase subunit C, which translates to MTVNEEQTTTGIALEDLLREVEALHAGGYRLVQIGCTDLDGSYELNYSFDKGYQFRNLRLTVGPETEIPSISGIYWGAFVYENEMHDSFGIPVKGINIDFKGTFLRTDEKYPFSVTRRGGDRCQNA; encoded by the coding sequence ATGACGGTTAACGAAGAGCAGACTACCACCGGTATCGCGCTGGAGGATCTCCTGCGAGAGGTCGAGGCGCTTCACGCCGGGGGGTACCGCCTCGTCCAGATCGGGTGCACGGATCTCGACGGGTCTTACGAGCTCAACTACTCGTTCGATAAAGGCTACCAGTTCAGGAACCTCCGCCTGACTGTCGGGCCGGAGACGGAGATTCCGAGCATCTCCGGGATCTACTGGGGAGCGTTCGTCTACGAGAACGAGATGCACGACTCCTTCGGGATTCCGGTCAAAGGAATTAATATCGACTTTAAAGGAACGTTCCTCAGGACGGATGAAAAATATCCGTTCAGCGTCACGAGAAGGGGAGGCGACCGATGCCAGAACGCATAA
- a CDS encoding NADH-quinone oxidoreductase subunit B family protein encodes MAFLKRSPWILHYDASSCNGCDIEVLACLTPLYDVERFGIINTGNPKHADILLITGGINTQNREVVENIYEQMPEPKVVIAVGICAATGGIFRECYNIVGGIDKVIPVDVYVPGCAARPEQIIDGVVTALSILEKKRAAMAGTAQTREEEQHAEQAGEST; translated from the coding sequence ATGGCATTCCTGAAGCGATCACCCTGGATCCTTCACTACGATGCGTCCAGCTGCAACGGGTGCGACATAGAGGTGCTTGCATGCCTCACCCCGCTCTACGATGTGGAGCGGTTCGGCATCATCAACACCGGGAACCCGAAGCACGCAGATATTCTGCTGATCACCGGCGGAATCAACACGCAGAACCGGGAGGTGGTCGAGAACATCTACGAGCAGATGCCGGAGCCGAAAGTCGTCATTGCAGTTGGCATTTGTGCCGCAACCGGCGGCATATTCCGGGAGTGTTACAACATCGTGGGGGGCATCGACAAGGTTATCCCCGTGGATGTCTACGTTCCGGGATGCGCGGCAAGGCCGGAACAGATCATCGACGGTGTCGTAACCGCGCTTTCGATCCTCGAGAAGAAACGAGCGGCGATGGCGGGGACGGCGCAGACGAGAGAAGAAGAGCAGCACGCAGAACAGGCAGGTGAGAGCACATGA
- a CDS encoding respiratory chain complex I subunit 1 family protein — protein MTWTWLIGAILFLVLAPVVGGLIAGVDRKITARMQGRVGPPLLQPFYDVGKLFEKESVVVTTAQNFYVLAYLIFIALSGALFFAGGDLLLIIFAFTLAHVFLVLGAYAVHSPYSHIGAERELIQLMAYEPMIILAAVGLYMITNSFYVADIAVTTIPAILYLPGVFLGFVTILTIKLRKSPFDISTSHHAHQEIVKGITTEFSGSTLAQVEIAHWYENVFLLGFVYLFFAWNPVIGIIAVVVTYLAEIFVDNVTARVRWQAALKSGWFAAVLGIANLAILAYILGYMMTGGA, from the coding sequence ATGACCTGGACCTGGCTTATCGGGGCGATCCTCTTCCTCGTCCTCGCGCCCGTCGTCGGCGGCCTCATCGCGGGAGTCGACCGGAAGATCACCGCGCGGATGCAGGGGCGGGTCGGGCCGCCGCTCCTTCAGCCCTTCTACGACGTAGGCAAACTCTTCGAGAAGGAGAGCGTCGTCGTCACGACGGCGCAGAACTTCTACGTCCTCGCCTACCTGATCTTCATCGCCCTCTCCGGCGCGCTCTTCTTCGCGGGAGGGGACCTGTTGCTGATCATCTTCGCCTTCACGCTCGCCCACGTATTCCTGGTGCTCGGGGCCTATGCGGTCCACTCCCCCTACAGCCACATCGGGGCCGAGCGCGAACTGATCCAGCTGATGGCCTACGAACCGATGATCATCCTCGCGGCCGTCGGACTCTACATGATCACGAACAGCTTCTACGTCGCCGATATCGCCGTGACGACCATACCGGCCATTCTCTACCTCCCCGGCGTCTTCCTCGGCTTCGTGACCATCCTCACGATCAAACTTCGGAAGTCCCCCTTCGACATCTCGACGTCGCACCACGCGCACCAGGAGATCGTCAAGGGCATAACGACGGAGTTCTCGGGATCGACGCTCGCCCAGGTCGAGATCGCCCACTGGTACGAGAACGTCTTCCTCCTCGGGTTCGTCTACCTCTTCTTTGCCTGGAACCCCGTGATCGGGATCATCGCGGTCGTGGTCACGTATCTCGCCGAGATCTTCGTCGACAACGTCACGGCACGGGTTCGGTGGCAGGCGGCGCTGAAGAGCGGGTGGTTCGCGGCAGTACTCGGCATCGCGAACCTGGCGATCCTCGCCTATATCCTCGGCTATATGATGACTGGAGGTGCATAA